The genomic window AAGTCAGTGCCTGCTGCGACGATGGGGCTGCTAGCAGGAATATAGGCCAAAGCTCCTGTTGGCTTAGATAGTGCAGGAGTAGCGGCAGGTAAGGTTTGACCTGGTGCAGCCAAGAAAGCGGTTTCAGCCAAGAGCCCTTGGCGGCTTAATCCTAGACCGAGGGCGACACTTTCATACAAATTTTTCGCTTCAGTACTCGCATCTGCCGCCAATCCCTGGCTTGACCAAGCCGCCAACTGAGGCAAATTGAGAAACACTAAGCCGATTTGCCGCTGCTTGAAGCTCTGCAACGCTTGCTGATAGGCTTGAGAACTTCCTAAACCCAGTTCAGCCGCTTGCACGTTATTGATCGCATCTCGCAACACCTTAGGTTGATTCGCAAATAATACAAAGCGATCGCCCACCACAGCCGTTGCTAGAGTGGTTGCAGGCTGAGCCGTGAGCACTGAATCAGGTTCTTGCTGCTTATTTTTTTTACGCTTAGTTTCTGACTTTTGGGGCTGCACCGCTGTTTCGGATTGGCCGTAAATCAGCTTGACGCCTTTGTACTGCTCAAACACTAGCTCTGTGCCAGTTGTTGCCCGTTTCTGCCAAAACAACTGTAAGAATTCGCGACTACGTTCTGGATTTTGAGTGGCGATCGCCAACAGGTAGCCCGGTTGTTGCCCGGTTTTTTGATCTCGATCAACATCAAGCGAAGTTAAGGCGAGAGTGATTTCATCTCCTAGCCAAGGCTCCACGTCTTGCTTGTAATCAAGACCCGTATTCGCGAGCAAACTTTGCTTTAGTTGCTCAATTTCAGCTCTAGACTGACGGCGGTTACCCGGAGCGGCGACGACTTGGCGAAATGCCTCCAAGCGTTCTGGATTCACCAACAAAGACACCACGGCTGGAGCTTGTTTGGGCACAAACATGGCTGCTGCGGGACCATCTGTAGATCCACCTCGCAAGAGCGTAAGGGGACTGCGAGCTGTGAGCCAGTAAAAGCCGCTGGCACCGACCAAGAGCAGCACCAGAACACTGGCGACCAGAACCGAGAAAAATGAGCGGAGCTTCATGGTGAATTTAGACGCTGCTTGAGGGCTATTGAGCGAAAAACAATCCAGGATCATTATTCCAGGATCATTATCTATCAAGCCACAAATCTGGGCATTCTGAGACCAAAGACTGATCTGGCGACGGCTGTTTTCCTGAAAATGCTTGCTAGGGTAGGAATCAGTCTAGGGCACCTAGGTGTCAAAGTCTTTGCCAAAGTTGAGCATGATTCAGAGGCGATCGCCATGTCAGAGCCTGATTTTCAGCAGTTTGACGCACCGCAAGAGCCACAGGAAGATAGCCCAGAATTAATGGCTCAAATGGATTTTGAGCAGTGGCTAAATCTGTTACAAAAATCCGATCGCTCGTTCTACAACCTGATGGCGATGGAAGTGTGGTCAATTGCAAAAACGATGGATGGGTTATTGCCAGGATTCTGGACCCGCTTCATGAGTCACCGTCAAACAGCACTTAAACAATTTCTTCAGCATAAGCATGCTCACTCGGACGCAGAATCAACGCCGCCTACATCAGAACCTTGAGCTAAGTAGGTTGTCTGTATAAATTATTTCTCCTGTTGCAGGGATAACACCTCAGTGCTGACCGACTGGGCTAAGCTGATTCGCTAGAGTGAATGAGCGATCGCTGGCTGCTTTGACGCGTCCTTTCTTAACTGCTTAACATACAAAAAATATGCAGACCCCTTTTGCTTCCCTGTCCGCTTGGCAACAGCTAAAGAACCGTGAAATCACTTGCGAAGCAGCGCTACAGCTACTAGTGGATGCTCAGGGTGTCGTTAGGCTGGAATTACTCGATCGAGAAGTGAGCTATCGCTTTTTGCGCGAATTTCCCGATCGCGGGACTTTACCACCCGTGATTCCGCTGTTGTTATGGCGTAACTGCTATTTCTTAGGTAGTCCGATCGCCCTACCGCTAGATGAAATTAGAAAGCTCAGCGATCGCACCTTCACCGAAATCAAAATCATTCCAATTTCTGATAAAAGCTATCGCAACTGGTTTCATAGCCAAAACCTAGACAACAACCGTATCAGCTCAACGCCTCTGGTGAATCCCCTCACCGGAGAACAGGATCAAGAAAATATTGGAGAAGTTACCGAACTCTACCTTTCCAAAGCAGTAGACCAAATCAGTCGGATTCGTACCATCATTTCTGGAGCCTTACGCAACCGGGCGAGTGACATTCACCTAGAACCCACACCGGAAGGGCTACGAGTGCGCTATCGCATTGATGGCATTCTGCGCGATATTACCACCTTGCCCTTAGAAATCAGTCGTCGGGCGAT from Trichocoleus desertorum ATA4-8-CV12 includes these protein-coding regions:
- a CDS encoding DUF3352 domain-containing protein; this encodes MKLRSFFSVLVASVLVLLLVGASGFYWLTARSPLTLLRGGSTDGPAAAMFVPKQAPAVVSLLVNPERLEAFRQVVAAPGNRRQSRAEIEQLKQSLLANTGLDYKQDVEPWLGDEITLALTSLDVDRDQKTGQQPGYLLAIATQNPERSREFLQLFWQKRATTGTELVFEQYKGVKLIYGQSETAVQPQKSETKRKKNKQQEPDSVLTAQPATTLATAVVGDRFVLFANQPKVLRDAINNVQAAELGLGSSQAYQQALQSFKQRQIGLVFLNLPQLAAWSSQGLAADASTEAKNLYESVALGLGLSRQGLLAETAFLAAPGQTLPAATPALSKPTGALAYIPASSPIVAAGTDLQQLWTQISSGVSGYETLAQLINQPLNNLRNAWQLDLPQDIFSWVQGEYALALLPRPEQQPDWVFVTQRTEAATTAIANLDTLAKDRGFSVGPLTLADRPVSAWTKLDSTPLKTTGRENGKTTGKTIGIPVVNVVAAEVEGVHATVENYEIFATSVEAMEQALQATKTSLIDNPSFKAAIAALPKDNDGYLYLDWANSRSILEQQLPFLRLVELASQPFWNQLRSLTVTSLGGESGVRRSEVFLNLSATDQA